AAATGAGCTACCTGATTCACATTAACGTAGAACAAATACACTCACTGTgtgagccacttgggagcccttCATTTAATCTGGTGTGTTTTCAATGGAGTCtaagggcgtactcacactaggcctgGTTGcccgtgcccgagcacgattgtcccccctccccactcccccgctggcctgtgctcacattgcgcttaacgcTCCAGGCCCGAGCATGCTTACGTCATCATGATGcaactttttttgttgaagaaaagcgttctcgcacagcacaatggagttcatgattgtacttactttgtggcttatttggagtgacacacagccctctcacatgccttatagatttattgattatgcaacgcagtgattttcatttaatcgtgctgcacatataagatttttacagaaacagctgacgtttcagtcattatgctaagaaacagaccaatattttgtgtcagattacagtagcctaatcacaataatgttagctaatgtaaccagttagggctactacttgtgtgtgcgctactgtcatcattaaaacaacaagcatcttctattactgcttggatagtacacttttcaattcattcaagattatttgggttaataacgggtctggttctcaccttattgatgaatgtgaattgtaGCCTGCGAGTAAAGCggctccaaattcctccctcaacgtcagctgcctccgtaaaaacCTTCTTATATGTGtagcacgattaactgaaaattgctgcgttgcataatcgatgctaactggctggggagataacgttagctatctagcaatagatttgacaaacatagctagttagctaacaggctacctatcgGAAagattgttgaagactagctacttaaacaggttggctgcttcctttgtgatacttTGACTAAGCCAccaacaacagcaatgctttcATCGCCatgtaaagtatggttagttttatttcgcttgctagtaaccaagctaatgtggggatccacagagttatttttaggtacctacagaactaaccaatcgaattttggaggttgccagcttgttatatttaaggaagtcagttggctaatcaaatgatagtttaaaggaattattatgactgggtgtgtaactaacagatatccagctaactgttgctataacagatatatttgttaaatgggacagtcgcatcattgacgtcttgttcgagttccgtgctcaggcacggttagcgatcacactgaagcataccgtgcccgagcccacctcttcaagcaaGCCCGGGCACGGTTCAGCGTACAaactagtcaaacgaactggactttgggggtcaaaaGAGCTGGGGCAtggtacggattgcctagtgtgagtacaccctaaaGCTCTTTATCACACAAACAGTTGGTCAAGCTAAATGACAAAGGTAAAACACCATAAAGAAACTTCACATCTATTAGCAGGCAATTTTTAatcatgatttttaaaaagtgtttccTGAAGGAAAGGACAACTGAGTACCAAAAAGGAAATCTGCACTGTCATGTACGGGTTTGTCAAGAAAAATGTCTTCTTCAGACAGAAAATCCTCCTGTGGACCTGTAAAGTTCAAACAGGAAcccacatttcatatttttggttttgaaaagTGGTGTGCAGAGGAGGCCCtcttcatgtatttatttgtattcgGGGGTGCACCACCTGTATCTCTATTTATATTCACTTTGGAACCTTtggaaaaaaactcaaactcaGATATTGCACCAATATCATGTAGAAGGTGCAGAGCAAGTTAAAAagttataacttttttttttgtatagtaGAGAAAAAAGTTAGGAATCATCATTATAtttgcactgtttgttttcttatcaTGAAGAGTATGTTAAATCAAATTATCTTCAAGTAGTTTCTAACAGGTTTGGAATAAATATGTTCTAAGCCTTTCAACAAGCAGACAATGATTCTTTTTCTTCCTAAGTCACATTTTGCACACATACCAATCAAATCTTAGCAGAGGAAAGGGGCTGACATAATTAGAAACATGCAAGTGCAATATCAATTGTTAACTCCTCTTACTCCTGTatagctgctgttttgttttgctatattaAACTTAGCTGAGCTGAACATTTGCCCACTAGCACAGTAAGCATGCAGGATACTCTCCTCTCTGAAAACCTCTCTGAATCTTAAATGTATCCCAGGTCCCATAGTGTCCCATGACCCCATAAGGTTTGGACtgggaaatgaaaattttgaaTTGTGAAGGCTGAGCCCACATCACTACTGGATCTGACAGCAATTAGACTATTTATCTGACTACCACGCTGCTTATAAGTCACTGCATCAACAGTGTGATAGACAGACACAGGCTCAACAAACTCATCTGTGCCTCTCTTCTAAGGGGGAGTTAAGCTCAAGGgaaaagtaaaatgtgtttacagttCTCCCTGAACTTTGAAGCTGacaatttcaatattttaatgcatgtatctttcaacacaaaaaataatgaaaaacaactgcagaAATCAATCAAAAATATGCCTatgattaaaaatgcatcaaaatttCTCAAAGAAAATTGAAATATCGTGGCATTAACTTTTATGTTCCTTAAACCTTCAGAACAAATGAGAACTGTTGAACTTTGTACATTCATTTAGATACgtcatcattttaattcagcCACAAGTTCATCCCCCTGTTGACCAACTATGTCAGAAAGAATGGTGAAAGTTTTTATGCCCTGTGAacttgacttttttgttttaatttaactCTTTGCTGCTATTGAAGAGGCAGAGTAAACACACTAAACATGAATACTAATGCTACTATTTGAGAAATACTAACATTCAGGAAAAAGCTCactattcatattcatttgaataacaaaagattatatgaaatatttacatatcCAAAACTGTTTGTCACTGACACTTGAATCCAAGGTTTTTTGTCCTTAGAGTCCTTTGCATTCTTTTACCACAACATAAAAACTGAGGATTCTGAATCAATTAAATACCGTGGGTATTTTCTCTCCAGCAAAGTGAAACTAGTCTGTGAACTAGTTGGGTCGAGGTACCTGTGTGGGCTCAGCTGAGGCCATCTGATGGCTGGGAGTGGGCTGTCTCTGTGGAACTGGTGGCAGAGTCGCAGAGGCTGCCTGCACCACCTTGAGAGCCTGTGGGGGTATCTGTACCACCTGCTGATCAGACTTCTGTTGGACCAGCTGAACCTGCTGCACCACAGCTGGTTGACCTGAGCCTGGGCTCTGCACAATCAGGAGGTTGTTTCCTGCCTTagaacacacacaacaacatcTTTAATAATACATGAACAAGACAAAAGGGCCCTTTAACTGTTCTCTCACTGTGAAAACCTTCATCTCTTCCTCAAAACAGTTTGTTTGTTCAGTTGacacttttttaaatgtctaaGGATTGTTGTTTTTCAACCTTATCAACAGCTGCTGTCATCAATCGATTTCATCTGAACAggttatttgtttaattgtgaATTGTAATTGTCAATATATGTAATTCACTTGAAGACAACCAGCCATTTGTTGATGAGCCACACCTCtctacaggtgtgtggctggagagcaggaggctcatttttttcagctgactATGGTGCTCAGGCTGGTTCCTTGTATTTGCTGGGTTTTAAATTACTGGTTTTTTGAACAATTgcactttctgtttatttttgtgagaagtgtcagtCAGCTTCTGCACACTCACACCTAAGTGAATAGGTTAAAACTCTGGCTATATTCACTCAGATGAAGCAGTGACGATACTTTGGCCAtccactgcagctgctgctttcCATTTGTCCATCACTGAGTTGATGACCAACCTGCACATTTTCTGACGAACATGATTCCTGCAATTGTACCTCAGTCAGGTAACAGTAACAGCTTTTCCCCCCACTGGTTATGAATGGAATTATTTCCTTTCCTCTTATGTCCTGAATAAAGTTGCAGACTGGTTATAACGCATTCAATAACATCTTACTTTTATATTGAACACTGTCTAACTTATACATAGAGCACATAAAAAGGAAGGTGTGGAGAGAGTATTACCCCCCTCAGACTTTTAccatgttttgttgtgttacagTGTGAAACCTTGTTCAATTTCCTTCTGATATACATAATCTGCTCTATACAATCAATATGCTAAAACAGAAtctaacaaaaaaattaattgaaaacaagCCCCCTGAAAACCTTCACTGGAAATGTATTCAGCCCGTTAGCAATAACATTCCTAGACAACTGCCTTCAGAATTCACACAATTTATTGGATGGTATCCACCTGTGTACATCGGAAGTTAATAGTTTAGACTGAACACATGTCTTTGTAAGGTTAAATACACCTATCTGTGTGAGGTTCCACCATTGGTCATTCCATACAAGGAAATGCAAAGTCAAAGGAGCTTTCCCAACGACCCAGGGAAAGAGTTGTGGACAGACACAAATCAGGGGAGGGATCCAAAAAGATTTTCAAATCTTTGAGTATCCCATGAAGCACTGTGAAATCAATTATAAAGAAGTGGAAGCaacaaaaaactacataaaTTGTTCGTCGACCAGGTCATCCTCTAAAACGGAGCAGCCAGAGAAGAAAGGCACTGGAGATGCAACCAAGAGGATGAGAACAACACTGAACGATCTACAACGCTTCCTGAATGAGATGGGAGAACATCAAGCGCTCAGATACTCCACAAATCTCTCAAAGCCTCTCagacaatgtggaaaaaaaactgtggtcTCGACTCAAAAATTGAATTGTTTGGCTGTAATTCTAAATGCTATGTCTGGTGAAAGCGCAATGCTTATAACTCTGACAACACCATCCCCACTGTGAAGTATGGCAGTGGCAGCATTAAGTTGTAGGGGTGCTTTTCATCAGCAGGGACAGGTCAGCTTGTCAGAATCAAAGTAAGAGCGGATGGAGAAAAATACgtaatttgtaaatgtttattgtagGGGGAAAATCCattcaaatgcatatatatatattatatataatgtgtgtgtgtgtgtaacatatATAACCTGGATTAACGTTTTTTGGTATTGACAAGAAAACAGACAGCCCTTCCAATTAGCCGTGGAGATGAACAGATCTGAAAAGATCTGTTCAAAAAGGCTTGTTCGTTCACAATGTGCACAACACTAGTGCTATGGGGGTGTGGTAAATGTTTGCATGAATAAActagtgttgtttttgttaagtAAACTTGTAAGTAAGTGTGTAACTAGTGACTAGGTTTTATGTGGGAAAATGGTAGTTTTATTCTCAACTGTAAATCCCAGAAACTCCCACAATAGACGATGATGGACATCGTCTCCCCCAGTGGTGCCAGATAGCACCCTAATGCCACGAACTTGAAGGTTTCTCTGgtgaaaacaaatcaacatttttttttctggatcaCTTACGCCCCCATACAGGCAAGAAACCAAGTTGGAAGAGGGAACACTGATAAGTTTTATACTGTAGTGACTGAGGACATGTCTCCAATACCTAGCCACCTGACTGTGGTCGTCATACAGTTTGGTTTCTGTGACAGAGACGAATGAAGAGGAAGctgaagctagctagctaccacaCCCCTTTCTAGTCACGTACAGGCCTGCAACTAGTGGGCACACCCAGGGAGATGTTTTGTTATTACTCCGTTGTTTTAGCTTGAGCTCGAGTTTTGAGTTTCTGGTTTatactcattttgtttttatttctacaGAGCCCGTGTAGCGAATGTTGTGTATGTCTGATTAACTTCTGCCAACAGAATTCTCACCAAGTTCTGACAGGTTTCATACTGGCATGTTACTGGTTAGCCTGAAAATGACATACAAAAGTGGAAGGTGTCATACAGTGAGGAAATAATATCGTTCTATGAATGAAATATACCACAATTGAAAAAGGCCTCCAGAACAGATATATACATGTCTCCTTGTAAGCTACTTTACATCAACTGTAAATATTTAGAGGGCAAAGCACCACAGGTGCTTAGGTAAGGTCAAATAAACATTAATCTGACTGTTGTATCATTTATTCTTAGTGTGGCTTATATTGAACATGTAGCTAGCCACCATGCAGGGTACCACACAACCTACTGTAGGTAAGGTACTGCGAAGAATATTCTCACACCAACAACTGGCTAAATTGAATGTGCATGCCAATTTCTGTAAAACCAAAACCATCAAAATTCCTTTAGAATTGACATTTAAATGTCCATCTATGTATATCACAGTCAAACGGCGGCTCATAGCTGTGGGGTAGCTCATAACTAGGTTATTTCAGGAAACTTGTTTGGTTCAGTTGGCTAAAACGCTAGAGTAAAAATGGTTTTCAGTTTTACTAAGAGAACAGAGCCTGGATACCCAATTCATTTAAGCATTATGCTACTGgattggctagctagctacagaaTGAACTAGCTATTGTAACAAATGGGCTTTTGAGACATTGATATTTTTTATGTCAATATCCCATCCaagaattgcatttgtttgaacTGCTTTTTATTGATAAGTGGACTGGCTACACAACCAATACTGCATAGTAACAGCCAATTGATTGAGGTACATGTTATATTTCCCCCATGACGTTTTTGTCACCTATGGTCACTTGCTGCACAGTATCACGTTAGACCAATGCCAAAGCATGTGCAGGCTagctgaggcagagggagaacAACAAGAAATAACCTGCTTTGTTTCATCAGTTAAGTTAAAGGTTTATAAAATGGTTAGGTCCAACCCACTGTTGCTATAGGTTGATTTCCATTCCAGCCCGAGTATGAAAATATTCCGTGATACGGTGAATGGAATTTTCATACGCAGGGTTGATACTATAGCGTGTTGACTGCATTGTCACATTTATAAAACAGATCCATAGCTGGCTGAACTTAAGGTTAGCTGCTTCACTACATGATGTTAGAAAAGACATCTAATTTACAAACAAGGTTttattgattacatgaaacattATACATGCATGGTAACAACACCTCTTAGCTGTGACAATGTTCgtgatattaaaaatataactaaattaGCTAACAGGCAAATCAAAGCCAAGTTGAGTGTCACAGAAATAATGTCAGTGAGTGGCCAAAAGGTGGAAAGCTTGCTACAAAGTTAGCGGCAACTGTTGCTTGAGAGCAGGAAACAGTAGATAAACATCTTGTCTACCTCTAATCAAATGTGTGCAACATCTGGTGCACCACCGAAATAAAACCGGAGATGTACTTTAAAGACATTAAGTCAAGGAAGTCTAACATAatgttgtaatatttacaacaaaGAGAACAACAACAAGAGTTCTTGCTTTAAGTTGTCAACTGACACTAATGTTAACATGACATTTACAAAGATGCCTCAAAATCCAACTTGTTAGCTTGTTTGTTAAGATAATGTTGGCATCAATATGGCACTCAAACCCATGATCACGTCAACAAAACCACCTAGCCAtgccaatattcatgatattCCATGGGCTCTTCTACCATATCACCGTATTCACCTTCatcaaaaaaggagaaaactaCTGTAGGCTCAGGGGTACAATAGATTCCAAAAAAGTTTCAATCTCTATGATCTGGAACAAGTTCAGATTCATGCAACTTAATGTATGTCATGGCTGCAAGTGGGCACAGGAGCATGGCCCTCCCTTGCTACTCCATtgtcaaaacataaaatcaacTCCAATAATACCACAAAATACCCTGACATATATTGTGTATCCCcccaaacattaaaaaaagtgattttgttttttcaaatacTGCTTATGCCATATTACCCCTATTTGTGAGCTCTCCTTTTTAATTCTTAACATACCAATAACTTTAAGGTGTACCTAacactttgtctttttttatttatcattccAGGTTTTGTAGATTTGTCTAAGCCATGAGATGAAACATTGCAATTTAAAATTTTGCGAAACCAGAAAATTACCGAACGTTTCTTGACCCTGAAAACACACCTCAAATCAAATTACCACATGACCTGGCTAGAATGTGATTTACATCCAGTTggatttttcacaaaatgatttACTACATTTGTGCAGAGCAGTTGTGTAACACTGCAACCGTTATTTAGGGGTCCTGCTATTATCTTAgcttacagcaaaaaaaacagacagacaaaaaacacaaaccagagTGAAAAGGGAGTTTATTGTGGCATCTTGCATTTTACTAACGTAATtgatgattttattcatttatttatgcagaAAAGCACCTGCCTGAGTAGCTGGAGACCCATCAAATAAAGAATCTAACCATATCGGTCGGCTGGCAGGTGATAATGTCAGACCCTGAAGCAGTGTTGAGCCAATTATGGATTTGTTTTATACAACTGATATGGCACTTACAACTGATATGTGCCTGTGGCacatcatgaatattggcaCAGCTAGGGGTTTGATATCTgaagaaaggagggaaaagaagCAAACTTCTTCAATCATATTataattctgttttcttatCAGCATTACTTCCTGGAGGTATATGGTTTCAAATTACTGTATTATTCTAAACTCCATGTCACAGAACTTATTGCACTGTAAGtgtaataatgtactgtatcatGCCTCGTCTAAGTTCACGCAGGATGACACAGGAACTGattttttaatgccttttgAATTGCAGCCACTTTGGAATTGACATCTGGATATGTTACAATAGCGATACACTCACTCACCAACagcaactatttttcacactgcaaactgCCCAGTGCGCTACAGTGATCTAAGCATTGATGTACACTGATATAATTCCAAGCAACCTTCAGGAGAATGATAAGTCACAGGGTATCTGAAAGTGGCAAGATGAGTAACGCCTGCCAACATACTATCCTAGGAGGAACAAATTGGTTGCTGCAGGTTCCTAATCATCATTGGCTGGTAACATGGCTGGGGGTGAACCTGAAGCCTAAAGCTCAGTATGCAGTCAAaacgccttaaccactgagctattCATAAGCCCTACAGGTATTGATTTAAGCATTAAGGTtctgtgtatttactgtgttCATTTAGATAAGCAcatatatttctgaaatgtacaGTAGCTAACAAGACAAACTttgccattttcagattttatggTTTTCAAATTTATAGGGTGAGCATGGTGGGCATGCCTACCTGGATTATGTTGTCGGCGGTCGTCTCAATCAGCAGCGTCTCCACTTGctcagccacagccacagcagggggtggggaggatgCTGGTGGAATGGGCTGTGAGGCAGCTGCAAGCTTCTTGCGGCCCCTTCGGGTGGCTTTAGCCTGAGGGGCAGGTGCGGCCTCTGCAGTGATTTgggctccccctccctcaccagcAGTCACATTGAGGGGAAGTGTGAGCCCCCCCGGCAGCCGCACCACATTGGTGCTGTTCTGCCGGCGCTTCTGCACAGAGGGCTTAATAGCCAGTGCCTTCTGTGGGGTGGCAGGAACTGGCAGAGCTGGAACTGTCATGGGGGAAGTGATGATGGCCTGATTGGTGCCTGGGATTATCTGGATCTGTCCACCCTGGGGTACCATCTGGATAGCCTGCCCACATGCACCTGGTAGCTGTGGCACCACTTGGTACTGGATGTTGGTGGTGGCAGGACGGGCTGGATTCTGGATGGTGAGCAGGATCGGACCACTAGGGCTGGAGGAAGCAAGGCCCGCTGGCAACTGGATCACATTGCTCTTTGTAGACAGAAAACCAAGGTTTTTTGGGGGTGCAGGGGCGATGGGTGCAGGCTTAATGGGCAGCAGGCGACGGGTGGTAGGCTGAGCAGGAGGGCTGCTGACAGGTGCCTGGGCTGCAGGGGGGCCAATTTTACTGCAAGTAGCAGCCAGAAGGGCCAGTGGAGAGGGCTGGGAATCCTGTACAATGAGAGATACATATCATTCTACTCCAAAAAACTGAGAAACTGTCACTATTGACTCCGTAACAAGCATAGACAGGCCCACCCCACATTCTGTAAGAGGGTGGGAGGGACACCTGGAGAGAAACCTTACTTGATGAAGTGTTTAATTTGAGCCCCATTCCCCAGAGTAAAGACGATTTAGGCAGGTAATGAAAACTTGTATAATACAGCTGAAGGAGGGATAAAAAATGAGGAATGAATATCAGTAGTGCAATTTCATGCTTTTATATCTACAGTAACAGGCTGATGAGATTCAATGCATGTAAccaagaaacagaaacaaaacttaATACTTAAGCCTTGCTGGCCCTGTTATTGCTACGGCACTAGAAAATGCTTTTTATCAGTGGGCGAGGCTACTGTAAGCCATCTGCTTATGAGAGTTGCACAGACCATGTGTGGAAGGTTATGATTAGTATTGGGACAG
This genomic stretch from Megalops cyprinoides isolate fMegCyp1 chromosome 1, fMegCyp1.pri, whole genome shotgun sequence harbors:
- the sp2 gene encoding transcription factor Sp2 isoform X2 encodes the protein MATTVAVSPSEYLQPSATSVQDSQPSPLALLAATCSKIGPPAAQAPVSSPPAQPTTRRLLPIKPAPIAPAPPKNLGFLSTKSNVIQLPAGLASSSPSGPILLTIQNPARPATTNIQYQVVPQLPGACGQAIQMVPQGGQIQIIPGTNQAIITSPMTVPALPVPATPQKALAIKPSVQKRRQNSTNVVRLPGGLTLPLNVTAGEGGGAQITAEAAPAPQAKATRRGRKKLAAASQPIPPASSPPPAVAVAEQVETLLIETTADNIIQAGNNLLIVQSPGSGQPAVVQQVQLVQQKSDQQVVQIPPQALKVVQAASATLPPVPQRQPTPSHQMASAEPTQVIIKTASGEWQTVQLQETTVSTPAPPPSSGTISLPSAGGGKRVVSGGRKERTFPKIAPAGGLIALNAAQLSSAAQAVQTININGVQVQGVPVTITNAGGQQHLTVQTVQGSGLQLGGVSGSQGHQLQVEQALALEIQGQPGEKKRRMACTCPNCKDAEKRPGEMGKKKHICHIAGCEKTFRKTSLLRAHVRLHTGERPFVCNWVFCGKRFTRSDELQRHARTHTGDKRFECSQCQKRFMRSDHLTKHYKTHINTKNL
- the sp2 gene encoding transcription factor Sp2 isoform X1; this translates as MSDQQDSMATTVAVSPSEYLQPSATSVQDSQPSPLALLAATCSKIGPPAAQAPVSSPPAQPTTRRLLPIKPAPIAPAPPKNLGFLSTKSNVIQLPAGLASSSPSGPILLTIQNPARPATTNIQYQVVPQLPGACGQAIQMVPQGGQIQIIPGTNQAIITSPMTVPALPVPATPQKALAIKPSVQKRRQNSTNVVRLPGGLTLPLNVTAGEGGGAQITAEAAPAPQAKATRRGRKKLAAASQPIPPASSPPPAVAVAEQVETLLIETTADNIIQAGNNLLIVQSPGSGQPAVVQQVQLVQQKSDQQVVQIPPQALKVVQAASATLPPVPQRQPTPSHQMASAEPTQVIIKTASGEWQTVQLQETTVSTPAPPPSSGTISLPSAGGGKRVVSGGRKERTFPKIAPAGGLIALNAAQLSSAAQAVQTININGVQVQGVPVTITNAGGQQHLTVQTVQGSGLQLGGVSGSQGHQLQVEQALALEIQGQPGEKKRRMACTCPNCKDAEKRPGEMGKKKHICHIAGCEKTFRKTSLLRAHVRLHTGERPFVCNWVFCGKRFTRSDELQRHARTHTGDKRFECSQCQKRFMRSDHLTKHYKTHINTKNL